The Tachysurus vachellii isolate PV-2020 chromosome 15, HZAU_Pvac_v1, whole genome shotgun sequence nucleotide sequence GgacaaaatatgaaattgaaatgaaattggggcacagaagcctttattatcgccatatatacattacagcacggtcgaattcttttcttcacataatGTTGGGTTCAGAGCGCAAGGGCAGCTATGATATAGCACCcctgggttaagggcctttcccAAGGGCCCActggtggcagcttggcagtgctggggcttaaataccgaccttctgatcaacaaccaaGAGCCTTAACCTCTCGAGCCACCACTGCCaaaatatgtgtttatttttatgtttttttctctactGACATAACCTGATACATAGagtatattgtaaaatattttgtttagaaCCGGTCAAATAAATCACATTCAAAGTTCAGAAGCTGGTCGAATGTTAATCCCCTCATTGATTTCTCTGGCCGGTTAGGGTGATCCTTCAGCTCAAGAATTGTCTGAATGGGATACTTCATCAAGACCTGAGAGTCAAAGGAGACGCCATTGAAAAACCTCTGACTCCTATAGCGTTCCAGACAGCGCAAGCGACGCACAGGAGTCTTACACAGGAGCTGTACCCAGAGAGCAAAAAACAAAGTGTGAGAACAGCTACGTCTGACTTTAATTCAAAGGTAAACGGCAAAACCGCAGAAACTACATACCTCTGTGAGCAACAGGGCCAGTGCAGGACTGAATCTCAGAGGAATTTCATAAGGATGCTCAGTGACTTTAGTCAGCATACTGCTGTGGTCTGGCTCTGGAAGAAGTGGGAACTAAATGCAAAGATAAGAGTTTTATAGGTTGTGAGGGTTGTATAATGCTaggatattgtttaaaaaaatatatatatcttttttaattTGGGCTAGTCCAAATGTGACATAGCtgtattatacactgtaaaaacTAATGCAAAATAATGAGGTCCTATAAAGAGGAACACTAAacatataagaataaaataatgcgAATGGGGAAAACCAagagtaataaaacaaacagaggaAAATTGCAGACAAAAACAATCACAGACACGATAAGgataataattattagtaatttagcaacaataacaatatacacCACCGTCAGCTGGTGTGTGCAGCATTCAGTTATCATTTAGTCTTATTTGTGTTATGTAATATCTTACCTCCCCAGCAGCCAGAGTGTATAACAGGATGCCCAGAGACCACCAGTCTGCTGCATGGCTGTAAGGACCCCCAGTCAGAACCTCAGGAGCTGTTCACCAATAATATAGAATAGaatgaattaatgttttttgctataaataagaaacaaaGTGACTGAGTTAGTCAGCCTTGTGTGCAAAATATTACCCATGTATTGGATTGTCCCACAGATTGTAAATGCCTTTGCGCCCCGATCAAGTCGACGAGAAAGTCCGAAATCTGCCAGGCAGACGTGACCTGAACCCGACAGCACAAACGGTTTCAGGGTCAGACCTCTGTaatattcaattcattcattcattcattcattcattcattcattcattttctaccgcttatccgaactattctcgggtcacggggatctcaggcgtcatcgggcatcaaggcaggatacaccctggacggagtgccaacccatcacagggcacacacacacactctcattcactcacgcaatcacacactacggacaattttccagagatgccaatcaacctaccatgcatgtctttgggccgggggaggaaaccggagtacccggaggaaacccccgaggcacggggagaacatgcaaactccacacacacacaaggtggaggcgggaatcgaacccccaaccctggaggtgtgaggcgaacgtgctaaccactaagccaccgtgccccctcccccatattcaattcaattcaattcaattttatttgtatagcacttttaacaatggacattgtgtAAAAGCAGCTTTTATAGAAGATAAGAAATATTATAgacagtacaaaaagtttaacattattcaaagattaatattagacttatatttaaaggtgtttgtatttatccctaatgaacaagtctgaggtgactgaggtgactgtggtgaggaaaaactcccttagatggaagaagaagaaaccttgagaggaaccagactcaaaagtgaacctcatcctcatttgggtgacactggagggtgtgattataaactgttataaacaccagagagtgttattatgaataatttcctttctaaatgtatatacagtctgacagttgtgatatatattatacatgttagtgtttgtaACAAAGGTCATCAGAACATCTGACAAAACTGTTGCCTATTAATTTGGGAAGAAGTAAAACGATGGAGTTGAGAACACAAAGAGcacaaagaaatataaaaaaggaacaAGCCTTTATTCAAACCAAATCAATATTAGTTAAAGTGCCAAGCAGAAAGTCTGTTTAGCAAAAGCTTCCAAGGCAGTTGATGTGATCTCATCTGAACTTTCTTAgctaaaatacatttacagctgtACTACAGCTTTATTAAGGTAAATACAGACACAATGATGTCACAATCTTAAGAGCGAGGATACAGTGACATCATAGTGATTAAATGTGGGTTAAACGCTGATGCGATAGTGATGTCACAACGACACGATTGTGATGTCACGATGATGTTATAGCACATTGATGATGTTCTTACTGTTACTCAGGGACTCTGCTATGATTGGCAAATGATTAGGGTTAGGTTTCTATTCGGATTGGAAATGCAGCAGCACCCCAAAGATATTTGGTTCAAATCTCTACTAACTcgctttgtggaaaaaatgattCCTAAAAAAATTTCATAAAAACTTTATGGTCATATTTTTTGTGGCTGATAAAATGAATACAGTCAAcgtttaaatgtataaatactgTTGATGATGGAATAGGAAATGCCCCTgaatgtgtttatacatcaaTATACAAAGAGATATATCTGTCATTTTGGATAACTGCCTAATTGATATAACTGCTCTAATATATAGTGGCTCTAATATTTTGTACCAGTATAGTTTGAGACAGAAACAGCTTTACCGTGTTCAGTTAAAAGAATGTTCTCCATCTGGAAGATAAACAAAGCATTTCACTATTACAAATTAGACACTTACTATATTTACTTCACTAggctgaaaaatgaaaacataccTTCAAATCTCTGTGCATTATCCCAAAGTCATGAAGAAACCCTacacaaaatcacagaaaaatgaACGTGAGACTTTTTGCATGCCTTTATTCCagtaacttcattcattcattcattcattcattcattcattcatcttctaccgcttatccgaactacctcgggtcacggggagcctgtgcctatctcaggcgtcattgggcatcaaggcaggatacaccctggacggagtgccaacccatcgcagggcacacacacacacacacacactctcattcactcacacaatcacaaactacggacaattttccagagatgccaatcaacctaacatgcatgtctttggaccgggggaggaaaccggagtacccggaggaaacccccgaggcacggggagaacatgcaaactccacacacacaaggtggaggcaggaatcgaaccccgaccctggaggtgtgaggcaaacgtgctaaccactaagcccccgtgCCCCCTTTATTCCAGTAACTTAATTAATAGAAATTGAATCAACTACCATTCAAGcagtgtgaccctgtgtgttcctgttgtgtgtgtgtgagagagaagcaaACAGAGACCCAGTGACATCATAATGTGGCCGCAACGACTGACTCACAAAGAGTGAGTTTCCAGTGACAGAGCGATATTAATGGCTCAATATTGAAACTGTGACGTTAcagtgatgtgattgtgacgtTACAGTGTTGTAAGAATGATGTTACGTCATGTTGTAGAGCTCTTATAATTTTGTCACAATAAGGCAGTGGTGCCTCAAATGGTCAAGGCTTTGTgtttgttgatcagaaggtcaaggCTCAAGCACAAGCTCCTCCAAGCTGCCGTCGTTGGGTCAttgagcaatgcccttaaccctctctgctccagggttcTGAACTCTGACCCtaagttggggtatgtgaagaaaagaatttcactgggttttaatgtatatgtataactGTTAATGTATATCAATAATTTCATATTGATACCACAATGATGTTATAGTGATGTCACTGTaagaataaataacaataagcaTTACTATTCTTAACTTCACAATGTTTCTGAAGCCTATGAACTCAAAAACTCTCAGATGATTTGGGTTACTGTGAATACCGACTAGGTCCTGCATTAGCTGACAATGTTCCAGCCACCTTCATGATCCCTCACTGCAGAACAAAAGGTCAATGGTCTGGAGTCCGACCTGAACCATCTTCTCCCACCTGAGCCAGCCAGAAGTCCAGGAAGTGGAGATAACTGTGTTTAAAGCTAGATACTGTAAGTGTGCTTAAtgcagtgttttgtgttgtacaGAATTATgtgggttagtgttagtgttaaagttACAGGAGGAGTCGGGATCAGATCCAGCTTCACCCTATGAACATGTTCAATAAACTTTTACTAATAAGTTTCCTTTGTTTGACTGCAAATGTTGCTAATGTAAATGTGTGGTGTGAAGGAAATGATCATAAactatgtctctctgtcttaatAAACATgtctattaatattattaatgactAACTATTATagtaatgaatcattttctatcaacatttaataatatttataaaaagattCATCTGCCTTCAGTCAGCTCGTGATTGAGCCTCATTCTGGGAACATTGGgtatgaggcaggaatacatgGGACACTGGGACACCAATCTATTACAGCACAtcatgcatgtgcacacacacacacacacacacacacacacacacacacacacctattcatacctaggggcaatttagtgtAGTCAATCCACCTACCTGCCTGTTTTAAAACAGTAGAAGGAAATctgagaacctggaggaaacccacgcaAACATAAGGGGAATGAAAACATGCAAGCAAATTCCACACAGATAGTAACCTGAGGTAGgactttaactctgtgtgtgtgtgtgtgtgtgtgtgtgtgtacagttcaattaaattaaattcagtttatttggaTAGCACTTTTAACTATTCACATTTCTCAAAGCAATACtgcataagtatagaaacagattaaaaagaacatctatccttaatgagcaaaccGCAGGCGACGGTGGAAAgcaaaatctccctgagatgatatgaggaagaaacattgagaggaaccagactcagaagggaacctcattatgtttgtgtgtgtgtgagtaacagAGACCTAAAGCACTGCCGAGTTCAACAGCAAACACCTGAACCTCCTTCTCTTTAAACTGGCCAGTTAGCATCCAGTAGGTGTACAGATCTCCCGTGCTGcggtaatcacacactaacaaaagaaatagacaaagaaagatttaaacattttctcagTTGATGAACGtccatgtttgtctttttacatatttaatatagCATTATTGTGATCATGAATTAATTTTTGAAACTCTAAGCTGTAAAAGatgaagaaatgaataaatgtgtgtgagatgcagACAAGAATAAATGGACAACAATGATGGACAACAGACTCCCACAGAAACACAAGGCTCCAAGAGACCTGCTGTTAACTCAGACTGGCACATGAGTAGTAATAGCAGAGCAGAAAGCAGAGGTGAGGAAAGGGCAGAATGTGGATGGAGTGACTCACTGATGAAGAGGTTGTTCTGACTCTGCCAACAGTCCTCTAGACCGAGGACAAAAGCGTGTTTGAGCTGCCGCTGTGATGGAACAGGTAACGATTAAGTCTAGCAGATGAAGAAGCTGACAAACTGAGCAGTGGTAAATCATGGTGTTTTATGATGCATCAACATTTTGGGGGTGAAATGAAACGAAAGCTTGATCACAATCtgatgcattgtgtgtgtgtgtgtgtgtgtgtgtgtgtgtgtgtgtgtgtgtgtgtgtgtgtgtaatccccACCTGAATTATAACCTCCTCTTTCACCTGTTTCAGGACTCCATGTTTCAGAACCTCAGATTTGGGTAAAACCTAATCATTCACAaaacaaactgtaaataaaaaaacatgcatttcaGGGCAGGATTTTTGTGTCATACCACAGAAAAAGAAGTCACCTTTATAGCAGAGGTCTTCCCTTTTGCCCAGTCCTTTACTTTCAGAATAGGGCCGAATGATCCTTTGGCTATTACCCCAGTGACCTGAATAGAAAGATAAATGTGAATTCTTTAAACTCTGGAATGATCTATTTAGTTTACATGACACAGTGGCTCACAGTTCCAGGGTCCACCACTTAATCTGGAATgattatgttatttatgttctgtaaagctactttgagacaattgtaaaaagcgttatacaaatgaacttgaattgaaacttgaattgaattaatccTGACCTTGGGTTAGTGtctgttctccctgtgtctctaaGGGTCTCCACAACAGTTCGCCGATTTTCTTCCACTTCCACAAAACACCCCAGTAGGAGGACTAAAtttggtgtgaatgtgtgtatgattaGTGCCCTAAGATCCCATTTTAGGTGGTTTCCTACCACACACATAGTGTTCCACTGTGTCTCTAAACAGCATGAAGTCATTactgatagtgagagagagaatagtatttattaaaatgactctgtttgtttgtatgtagaATGCACAGTGGTGTTCGTTTTCCACAGGTTTAGattttaaatgtatgtgtgttgtgtgctctGGTGGCTTGTGACCTGGGAGACATGGGAATCTCATTTGTTGGTCTTTGTACCATTAATCTGTATAATGTTCAGCTGGAAGCTCTTCAGTCGCTCACCACAGGTTCgaatcaaaaaacattttcttactATCCATCATCTCAGACAGCAGTttggcataataataataataataataataataataataataataataataataataataataataataatagaaagagaaatgtattatgttaaatttatttatatagcattaTCGAAGCActgaaatgaaactgaaatataGTGAATAAAaaggagaataaaataaaataaaatcagtgtttaaaaaaaattattcagaaaattacatttaaaactaaacaaaaagataacaaaaataaaaaataaaatatgatttattaaaaattgatttcaaaattaaaaattatgcTTTAAGCTGCTTTCCAAAATTGCAAACCGAGTAGTCTTGGTTTTAGTATTGTGTATCCAGTAAAAGCACCAGCtctgttgtatttttgttaacAGAACTGTAAGTAAACCTGTgttagattaataataataataataataataataataataataataataataatatgtttaatttatatagcgcctttcccaagctcaaggacgctttacatggtacagtgtaacatacatatttgtctgacatttgcccaggacaaattatcatacatatacacacatatagatattcgtcggacatttgcccaggacgaaggatcacatgcttcatgcagctgcatgagataatagATTATCATATACATCACCATGGTGCACATTCAGTTAGATATTAACCAAGATATTACAAAAGGAAGAAGACttagcttttttaaaatatctttaaaaacaaataaaaggacTAAATCAAGTGTTCTATAATGAACATGAAGCCAGTGAAGCCTTCAAATgagatgctgtaaatgtttagatttttttttccagtgtacAGCACAAATCCACCGAGTCACAAATCCACAAAAGTCCACCGAGATTCCACACACCTCAGCTAGCAGCTTTCCACCCTCAGGAACTCTGACAGACCTAGCAACTGCTTACAAAACCTCCTGAGAATTCGACCAAAAGCACAACCAAAATAGCTTTTTCCGTTCAGACAGATGTGTGACCAAGCAGCACATGCTGTATAGGAGCCAGCTGTATAGTCTCTATCTATAAAGAAACTTCAGACACCTCAAAACAAGATGATTAGAGTTAAACATCTGCACATATCCACCTGGTAAGAGATCTGTTTCAAAAACTCAACCTTCTTTCTGTAGGAAAAAAAGAGTAGGTTGTATAACGTTGAGAATTACTCATCAGATTCTTAATTATTAacgaattatttaattatttttactgattAAGAAACGTTAATACTATGCAGTagtaacatttaatattgttgTATTAACTGATTAATtcaatgaaatgttttaattcacTGTTATGTCTGGTTTGACACAATGGAAAtaagtatttatgttttttattcttccatccatccatccatccatctatctatctatctatctatctatctatctatctatctatctatctatctatccatccatccatccatccatacacaaacctatccatccatttatccatcatccatccattcaccatcccatccatccattcatccatccaccaacccatccatccatccacccaacaacccatccatccatccatccatccatccatccatccatccatccatccatctgctcTGCTTATACTTCATAGGATAACATTAAGCCTTGAGTCTTTCTCAGGGAGGCTCATGGCTGTAGGATGGGTCACACAAGGTGgtacaatttagagatgcatgTATGGGGAGGAAACAAGTTGAATCGGAGGTGACCCCGAAGCATGGGAAGAACATTCAaacggcacacacacagaaaggagGCAGGAGTCAAACCCCCAACCTCAAAGGTAAAAGTCTTGAGGTAAACGTGCAAACTATGAAGACATGCTGCTTTACTGTCATAGAaatttttctgcattttctgcatttctctctccaatccatttattcatctgttATTTTCCAGCAGGAATCTGCGTCTTGTCACACACCTGACTCTATCAAAGGGCATGAGTGAAGCAGGTGCATCATTCATCACTCTGCACATTCTCCTTGTTCAGCATCACTTCATTTAACTCCTGTTTCTGGTGAATTTCTCATCCTCTGGCAACCAGGATGGACTGAATAGAATATTTTCCTGAGTTGCTCGAAAAcccctggttacacaattgcatatgactatatagtgtacagttgtagaaaggacattatttataaccaCACTCTCTGGTATCACCCGGATGAAGGTGGATTCACTTTTGAGTC carries:
- the rskra gene encoding ribosomal protein S6 kinase-related protein, yielding MGGAVSKNKTPFSSVENSCFSSKQRFLSLHDVLVQNSPFGQQSDQCTTSQMCKCTKKQERDLLPTSTSMFLPEFPHHEGRPAHLQVTGVIAKGSFGPILKVKDWAKGKTSAIKVLPKSEVLKHGVLKQVKEEVIIQRQLKHAFVLGLEDCWQSQNNLFIMCDYRSTGDLYTYWMLTGQFKEKEVQVFAVELGSALGFLHDFGIMHRDLKMENILLTEHGHVCLADFGLSRRLDRGAKAFTICGTIQYMAPEVLTGGPYSHAADWWSLGILLYTLAAGEFPLLPEPDHSSMLTKVTEHPYEIPLRFSPALALLLTELLCKTPVRRLRCLERYRSQRFFNGVSFDSQVLMKYPIQTILELKDHPNRPEKSMRGLTFDQLLNFECDLFDRF